Within Sporosarcina sp. PTS2304, the genomic segment GCCGCCATTGTGAATCCGCCGAATAAGCTGCTTCCGACATAAACAATAGCCATAGGATATAGACCATTTTCTATTAGCTGGATAGTTTCTAAACTGACAGCTGAAAATGTTGTAAAAGCTCCGAGAAAACCAACTGTCATGACGGTTACGGCAAGTGGAGGAAGATGTCCGCCGAGCCTAGCCCATTCTACAAGAAAACAAAGCGATAGCGTTCCGACCATATTCACTGTCAATGTAGCGATAGGAAAAGCACTGTTCATGAGCAGCATTTCTCCTACTAGCAAACGCGCCATTGCTCCAATCCCACCTGCAATCCCTATGTACAGTCGTTCTCTCATTTTTTCACATCCTGGCTTTCTTCGCGTTAGTCAATTACATAGCCAAGGGAGCGAAGAGCATTATTCATAAATGATTGTGTATACAAGTATATATCTTCACGATTTGGTTCCTGCCACACGTCATGGCGTGCTTCTCTCCATTGTTTATACTGCAACTCAGATAACTTTTGTCCAAATGCCCATCGACGCGTGTACTCTTTATCTGTAATTCGATCTAGTTCACCCGTATGCAATAATAAAGGAACGTCTTGTATAACTAAATCTGGTTGCATGACTGATTTCATCAATGTTTGTAATTCGCGATACCAACTACCAGAAACGATTGGCACATAGAGCGGATCTTCTTCAAACTGTTCAAGAAACTCTGGATCACGTGATAATTGATCCACTGTAATTTCGTGGTCTATCGGCGTAGTCTGGGACCACTTTGTTAGCATTTTCGCCCGTATAGGAGGCGTATATTCCAACTGAAGCCACGGGGATGTACAAATCACACCTGCACACTCAATATGCTCCATTTGCAATAAGCGCATTAAAAATGTTGCCCCCATCCCGTGTCCGAATAAAAACAAAGGCAATTTATCATCGAGACCTGTTCGTATCATTTTTTTTATAAATCTCCGATAGTCTTTGAATGCTTCTGTATGAACTTCTACATTTTCTATACCGTGTCCAGGTAGATCACCTGTGACCACATGGAATCCGTTACTTCTTAATTGTTGAATCAACCACACATAGCGTCGATGATGTTCATACGCATTATGAACCATTACAACGACTGCTTTCGGTTTACCTTCAGCTTCCCATTTCCACACGTACATCACTCCCTATTTAACTATCTTACTCTAGTAATTGCATTCTTATGTATCGGAAAAGCCAAAAGTTTGTTACGATAAATTATACATGATTCTAGTAGAAAAGAGGAGATTTGAATGATTTATCCATACGAAGGTAAAATGCCAACTATCGATCCATCTGTTTATATAGCTGATTATGTTACTATTTCAGGAGATGTGACGATTGGACCCGAGTCATCCATTTGGTTTAATACAGTTATTCGGGGGGATGTATCTCCCACAATCATCGGTACTAAAGTAAATGTTCAAGATTTCTGTTGTTTACACCAAAGTCCAAAATTCCCGCTTATTTTAGAAGATGATGTAACAATCGGTCATAAAGTGATGCTTCATAGTTGTACGATCAAAAAAGGCGCGCTTATCGGAATGGGTGCCACTGTGTTAGACGGTGCAGAAGTAGGTGAAGGAGCTTTCATAGGCGCTGGCAGTTTAGTAACCCCCGGAAAGAAAATTCCGCCAAATACTTTGGCTCTAGGCTCACCTGCCCGTGTCGTCCGCGAACTGACTGATGAAGATCGTGCGGATATGACACGAATCGTCGACGAATATGCGCGTAAAGGGCAATTGTATAAAGCGCTGCAAAATTGATTTTCAGAACCACTAGTTAAAGCGGACGATTATTTAATAGAGTGATTAATTTTTCTGACATGTCTACTGTTGCGGTATACACTTGTTGATCCGCAATATACATAAATTGTACAGGATTTCCTAGCCACATATGAATACCGTGGGTCGGTAGATCACCTTCTGCAATGTCATATTCGATTAATAAATCATAATCCGGCATGAAATTTTTTTCGGGATCGCTTTGTTTAGTTGCTGTTTGAACAGCTTGTTCAAAGATAGCTATTTCCTCTGGTCGGACAAACGAAAGAACATATTGCTCATTTATTCCACCGAAATTTTCAAATTGTGATAGTTTCACTTCTTTAACCGAATAGTCAAGAAGAGACATTGTGTTACTTTCATGTGCACATCCAGCTAACAAATAAATTATTAAAACGTAAGGCAGATACTTTATCACTTTTGAACCCCCTAGGTTAATATAATAACATGCCTGTTGATTAACTATAGTATGTATAATTCACTCAGTCATTTATTTGAAAGCGCGTTTGACTATGACGAACGGATCGCATGACGCTGACCTGGATTGTCTTGTGGCTTGCTAAGACGATACACTTTCCGGATGGGCACGTGTAGGGGAAACCCTACACGCTACACTACCTCTACAAATACTCGTCACGAACATCGCATTTCTAAAAAGACAATTCCTTTCTTCGGATCATCGCCAAGCTCGATATAATACTAGACTGTATATGGGATTAAAATGTTCCTTACATGAAGAAGACAATAAAAAAGCAGCCATAAGGCTGCTTTTTCCCCATTCAACTTATTTCCAACCTACTTCATTCATTAATTCTACAGCTTTCGGATTGTATGTTCCGTAGTCTGCGAAATCAATTTTTTGTGGAGTGAATGTACCCCAGCTAGCCATAACTTCTGGTAGTTTAGCTTCTTCGTTCACAGGGAATTCAAAGTTTGCCAATGAAATTTCTTCTTGTGCTTCAACAGTCGTTAAATACTCGATCAATTTCACTGCGTTTTCTTTATTTTTACTATGCTTCACTAAACCAGCACCACTAATATTAATATGTGTACCTGTAGTTTCCTGGTTCGGGAAAAATACTCCTACTTGCTCGAACACTTTTACGTCTTCTGCTTCATCAGATACAGACATACGGCCTACGTAATAACTATTCATAATTGCCACGTCACCAACACCTGCAACAATCGCACGAGCTTGGTCACGGTCTCCACCTTCAGGATCACGCGCTAAATTGTTTGCAATTCCTTGCGCCCATTCTTTCGCCTTCTCTTCACCGTCAAGTGCAATGAGTGATGCCATTAATGATTGGTTGTACAAACTGTCAGATGAACGAACAAGCAATTTGCCCTTCCATTTATCTGTAGCCAAGTCTTCATACGTAGATAGTTCTTCCGGCTTCACACGATCTTTCGAATAGACGATGACACGTGCACGAGTAGATAAACCAATCCATTGATCATCTGTATCACGAAGTTCAGCTGGTACACGTTCGTCAATTTCAGCAGACTCTACTGCTTGTAGTAACCCTTCTTCTTTCGCTGTGTTCAAAATTCCACCGTCTACTGTAATAAATAGGTCAGCTGGTGTGTTTTGACCTTCACGCTTCAAACGCTCGATTAACTCAGGCGCCTTTGCTTCAATGACATTTACTTTAATGCCTGTCTTTTCTTCAAAGTCTTCATAAAGAATAGCGTCTACATCGTAATGTCTAGCTGTATAAACATTTACTTCACCGCCAGTTTTTTCTTCCTCTTTCGCAGTGTCTTCTGCAGGTGCTTCTTCTTTTGCAGGTTCTTCTGTTTGCTCTTCTTTTTCAGAACTTGAGCTACATGCGCCTAAAATTGCTGCTAACAACAATAAAGCAAATGCCCATAATAACGAACTTTTCTTCAATATATTTCTCCCCTTGTCCTTTGTTCTAGTGAATCTATCACTTGGTAATGAGAATCATTTTCACTGCTATGCAAATCATAATATATTCCCGAGTAAAAAGCTAGTTTTTATTTTTCATTTTTTCTAAATATTTCACGCTGTCACTTTTCAGTCAAAATTAGTTTGGATTTGTGAAAAAAGGTCTTGTTCAGAAAGTCCGTGCTACTTGATTTCCTGTGATGTTTTTTATGGAAATGACTTATTGGACGAACCCCTCTGCTTTATACCGAAACGACTTCTTTGTTTGTTCCTACATAAGTAGCGCAATCGATGTAGATCGTCCGGTCACAAATTGCGTCTACATCTGCTTGATCGTGCGAAACGAATAAACAAGTAATATTTGCTTTCTGCAAAATATCTCGAACTTCCATACGGATTAACGATTTCAGATTAGTGTCTAAATTACTGAACGGCTCATCCATTAATAAAATAGAAGGTGCTGGTGCCAATGCCCTAGCCAATGCGACGCGTTGTTGCTGTCCACCGCTCAACTCATGGGGATAGCGTTTCGCATACTCTTGTAACTGCACTAGCTCTAACATTTCATTCAACCGTGCTTTTCTTTCTGCCCGCTTTAATTTATGCAGTCCAAAACAAATATTCTCACCTACTGTTAAATGGGGGAACAATGCATAGTTTTGAAATACCATGCCGACGCCCCGCTTCTCCGCTTCAATATAAATTCGATCCCCTACAATTTGTCTGCCATCTAATTCGATACTGCCGCCAGTCGGGTCTTCTAAACCTGCAAGCAATCGCAATAACGTGCTTTTTCCACTACCGCTTGCTCCCACGATACCTACAATCTCACCTTTTTCGATTGAAAGTGAAAACCGATCAATCACAGGATTTTGTTTTCTGGAATAGTGAAAAGATAAATTTTGAATTTGTACGAACATAATCATCGCTTCTCCTCGAATCGTAATAGTATGATCACCGACAAAATACTTAGACAGATTAGCAGTAATGAAGAGGGCGCCGCTTCATATATCCGTTCATCAATTGCATATTGATACGTTCTCGTAGCTAATGTATCAAAGTTAAAAGGGCGCAATAACAATGTTAACGGAAGTTCTTTCATAATTTCTAAAAAAGCTAATGCAAATCCAATTAAAATAGATCCTCTTAATAAAGGAAATTCCACTTTCCAGAAGGTATATGTTAATCCTCTGCCAAGTAGGAATGATGCTTCTCGGTACGAGGGCGGAATTTTGCTATAGCCCGACTCAACAGCATTAAACCCTTGAGCCATGAATCGGATAACATACCCCGTAATGAGCATCGCGATCGATAAACTCAATACTAACGTTCCTGATTGTACACCCAAAAGGACTGGGTAAAGAAATGCTAATTTTTCGTCTAGCGTAATAAACAATGCCAGTACGCCAATTGCTACAACAGCACCAGGTACCGCATACCCCGACGTCATGACACGAGCTAATAAGTTCGAAGACACCGAAGGATATAAATTAATCGTTCGTGCTGCTAAAATCGCAAAGAAACTAATAATCAATGCTCCGAATAAAGCGGCAAGCAAACTATTCGTCATCAAACTTAAAAAGTCCGCGCGCCATACCTTTTCATACGTTTTTAACGTCCATTGAATGAGTTGAATAAACGGAATCAAAAACGCCATAAGGAAAACTGCCATACACGTCAACGTAGCCCCCCAAGCGGTCACGCCATGAAGCTTTCTCCTAGCAAGAGGTCTGCTTTGAGTGACATTCGTATCGTATTTTCGACGTTTGCGTAAAAATCTTTCAAGCATAAAGATACCTAAAATAATGAGTAATAACCACGCGGCTAAACGCATAGCTGCATGAATATCGTACATACCAAACCACGTTTGAAAAATAGCTGTAGATATTGTACGTACACCGAAGAAACTAGCCACGCCGTAATCGCTCAATACTTCAAATATGATAAGCATCGCCCCAGCAATAATAGCTGGACGCGCAATCGGTAGTACTAAACGGAAAAATAACTGAAAACCGTTCAACCCAAGTGTCTTTGCGCTTTCAATATAAGCTGCACTTTGTTTCTCAAAATAGTTTAACGTAATCATATACACATAAGGATATAAAAATAATGTTAAAACAAAAATGGCTCCGCGCAATGACATAATTTCAATTGTTCCCGGTGTAAATTGATAATCCCAATGATTGCGGAAATATGATTGAATGATCCCCGTATAACTCGTCATCGTACTGTATGTGTATGCCGCAATATATGGTGGAATCGCTAACGGCAAAATAAGCAACCACTTAAATTGCTTACGCATCGGAAATTCATAGGCCGCCACAATCCATGCCAATAGTAAACCAATAGCAGTGGATAAAAATCCTACTGAACCTACTAACACTAATGAACCTTTAATATAATCTGCGAGTAAAAATTCTTTAATATGCTGCCAATTGTCGCTTGTCGGTTGGAAGAAGCTAAGAACGACATACGCTACAGGCATGACGATCACTGCTGCACCAAGCATCGTCACTATAAACCAACTGTTCAATCGACGGCGCAGTTCACGTAACCAAATAGATTTATTCATTATGTATAAAACCAACTTTACTATGCCTAAAGGCTATTTTAATAAGAATCGAATGCTTGTGTAATTAATGATTTTCATTATTAAGTATATAGGTATCCTTCAAAATTTGCACCACTTTCACAAAAATTCAATGAATTCATATAAAGAAATAAAAAGGATCTACATAATTTGATCGAAACAAATAATTATTACTTCTACACTTCATCCGATACACTCTTTGTAGTATGCTAACATTTTAGATGATTTCATCTTTCACTTTATCATACTTGCATTATATCAACTGAAAGGAATTACATCATGATTACACAATTTTTTTCCTACTACAAGCCTCACCGCCGTTTGTTTCTGATCGACTTTTTCAGCGCAATTATTGTAGCTCTTCTTGAACTTGCATTTCCTCTGGCGGTGCAATGGTTCATCGATGGGCTACTTCCATCAGGTGATTGGAGTCGTATCGTTACAGTTAGCTTTTTATTGCTCATCGTCTATTTAGTCAGCACATTTCTACATTACATTGTGAGTTATCTAGGACATAAACTCGGAATTAATATAGAAACAGATATGCGTCGCGAACTATTCGAACATGTCCAAAGACAGTCGTTCCGTTTTTTTGATAATACAAAAACCGGACATATTATGACACGCATCACGACAGATTTGTTCGATATTGGCGAACTAGCCCACCACGGACCTGAAGATGCATTCATAGCAGTTATGACTATTATTGGCGCCTTTGGATTAATGTACACGATCAACCCTGAGCTAGCACTCATCGCAATCGTGATGGTTCCTCTACTTGCGGTAGTTGTGACTTTCTGTAATAAGAAGATGAATGTTGCATGGCATAAAATGTATCAAAATATTGCAGATGTAAATGGACGTGTAGAAGATTCTGTTGCCGGCTCACGAGTGGTCAAATCTTTTACAAATGAAGAGTTTGAATTACGCCGTTTTCAAACAGACAACCGCCACTTCCGAACTGCTAAACTTCAAGCGTATAAAGTAATGGCTTGGGCTACTTCTTCCATGTACATGCTTACACGTCTCGTCACACTCGTCATTTTGATTGTCGGCGCTTGGTTCACAGTAAATAATAAGTTGACATATGGTGAACTAGTCAGCTTTATTTTATTCAGTAATATTTTGATTAAGCCAATCGATAAAATTAGTGCCTTACTGGAATTATACCCTAAAGGCATGGCAGGATTTAGTCGGTTCCGACAACTGATGAATACAGCACCCGAAATTAACGACGTAAAAGATGCAATAGTAGTGGAACAGCTACAAGGAAATATTCAACTTTCCAATGTTACGTTTGGCTACGAACCGAAAAGACCTGTTTTACGCAATATTGACTTGACGATACGAGCAGGACAAACTGTCGCATTTGTCGGGCAGTCTGGAGCAGGGAAAACTACCATCTGTTCACTCATCCCGCGATTTTATGATGTGGATGAAGGTTCTATCACGATAGACGGCATAGACATCCGGAAAATAACGCAGAAGTCTTTACGTAACCAAATTGGAATTGTCCAACAAGACGTTTTCTTGTTTACTGGAACGATTCGGGAGAACATCGCTTACGGTAGATTGGATGCAACGGATGAAGAAGTATATGAAGCGGCACATAAAGCGCATCTGACAGAGCTAATCAATAGTATGCCAAACGGTTATGAAACACAAATTGGCGAACGGGGATTAAAACTGTCGGGAGGTCAAAAGCAACGATTGGCGATTGCGCGTATGTTCTTAAAAAATCCACCTATTTTAATTTTAGATGAAGCTACTTCCGCTCTCGATACAGAAACAGAAAGAATTATCCAAAAATCTCTTGAAGAACTATCTGTAAATCGAACAACACTCGTAATTGCACACCGACTGACTACTATACGCAACGCAGATCAAGTAATTGTGATGTCAGAAGATGGCATTGAAGAACAAGGTACGTATGATTCGCTTTTAAAGCAACGAGGGGCTTTCGCTAAGCTACATGAAGCAAATCAAGTCTAACTAAAAAAGGAGCTGTCGCAAAGTTCGTCATGAACGATTGCGACAGCTCCTTTTTCTTATGCCAATTTCTCTCCTTCTTTTCTAAAGAAGCCGAATATCCCTACAGTCTGAACGATATTTGTAAAAGCTTGCGGATCTGTTTCGTTTATAATCCGCTCCAAATCATACAGTTCATAACGCGTGATGACTACATACAACATACTTTTGTCTTCATTTGAATAGGCACCTTTTGCCGGCAAAATTGTAATTCCGCGTACCATTTGACGGTGGATCGCTTGCTGAAGATCTTCTGCCTGCCTCGTAATGATCATTGCTGTAACTTTTTCATGACGCGTATGGATCATGTCAATAACAGATGTCGTTACATAAAGTGCAATCATCGTATACAACGCATTCTCCGGCTCATAAAGAATGCCTGCCACTAATATGAGAATTCCATTGAGCACTAAAAAGTAGATTCCGATTGGTTTATCTTGCATACGCGACAAAATCATTGCAACAATATCCATTCCTCCAGTAGACGCTCCGAGCTTGAGTGAAATTCCGACACCCACACCTGCTAACACACCACCAAAAACAGCATTCAGCATAATATCATCTGACATGGAAGTTAAGGGCAACAACTCAAGAAATAATGTAGCAAATGCAACTGAAACGATACTGTAGATTGTAAAACCTTTACCGACTTTAAACCAACCAAGAATAAAAACCGGAATATTGAATAGTAACAATAAAATACCCGTACTAATAGAAATCCCTAGTTGATCCATTAAAACACTTGATACCAACTGCGCAGCACCTGCAAAACCACTTGCGTAGACATTGGCATTAATGAGAAAAAAGTTTAGCGATATCGCCATAAGCAATGAACCTAAAATAACGACCGCAATTCGTTTTGCTTCAATAAAAAACATAGTAACCTCCTATGGTAAATAACAAATTTATGCACGAATTAGATTATAACGATTCTCCCCTCAGATTGGTACCCATAAACAAAATATTTTTATTTGCCTGCATTTCGCCTAATTAGAATTTAACTGAATCGAATAAAATTCAAAGTATTCCATCTATACGCGTCTCGGTTTAACTTGGTCGTTAACTGGCTATAGTTAGAGTGGGAATCAAGGAGGAAATGCAAGATGAAAAAAGAGAAAAATTATAGCGAAAACAACCGCGACAAAGTAATTGAAGAACTTGTTTCAAATGGGGTATTTAAAATTGATGGGAAACAATTGTATGAATTGCCACTTCACTCGTTATTAGCTGAATATGAAGCTTTTGGCAATCCAGAAGTACAAATGTAATGACACAACAAGTATTAAG encodes:
- the crcB gene encoding fluoride efflux transporter CrcB, with translation MRERLYIGIAGGIGAMARLLVGEMLLMNSAFPIATLTVNMVGTLSLCFLVEWARLGGHLPPLAVTVMTVGFLGAFTTFSAVSLETIQLIENGLYPMAIVYVGSSLFGGFTMAALGFSLAKKVTA
- a CDS encoding alpha/beta fold hydrolase, with product MYVWKWEAEGKPKAVVVMVHNAYEHHRRYVWLIQQLRSNGFHVVTGDLPGHGIENVEVHTEAFKDYRRFIKKMIRTGLDDKLPLFLFGHGMGATFLMRLLQMEHIECAGVICTSPWLQLEYTPPIRAKMLTKWSQTTPIDHEITVDQLSRDPEFLEQFEEDPLYVPIVSGSWYRELQTLMKSVMQPDLVIQDVPLLLHTGELDRITDKEYTRRWAFGQKLSELQYKQWREARHDVWQEPNREDIYLYTQSFMNNALRSLGYVID
- a CDS encoding gamma carbonic anhydrase family protein, yielding MIYPYEGKMPTIDPSVYIADYVTISGDVTIGPESSIWFNTVIRGDVSPTIIGTKVNVQDFCCLHQSPKFPLILEDDVTIGHKVMLHSCTIKKGALIGMGATVLDGAEVGEGAFIGAGSLVTPGKKIPPNTLALGSPARVVRELTDEDRADMTRIVDEYARKGQLYKALQN
- a CDS encoding Fe(3+) ABC transporter substrate-binding protein encodes the protein MLKKSSLLWAFALLLLAAILGACSSSSEKEEQTEEPAKEEAPAEDTAKEEEKTGGEVNVYTARHYDVDAILYEDFEEKTGIKVNVIEAKAPELIERLKREGQNTPADLFITVDGGILNTAKEEGLLQAVESAEIDERVPAELRDTDDQWIGLSTRARVIVYSKDRVKPEELSTYEDLATDKWKGKLLVRSSDSLYNQSLMASLIALDGEEKAKEWAQGIANNLARDPEGGDRDQARAIVAGVGDVAIMNSYYVGRMSVSDEAEDVKVFEQVGVFFPNQETTGTHINISGAGLVKHSKNKENAVKLIEYLTTVEAQEEISLANFEFPVNEEAKLPEVMASWGTFTPQKIDFADYGTYNPKAVELMNEVGWK
- a CDS encoding ABC transporter ATP-binding protein — encoded protein: MFVQIQNLSFHYSRKQNPVIDRFSLSIEKGEIVGIVGASGSGKSTLLRLLAGLEDPTGGSIELDGRQIVGDRIYIEAEKRGVGMVFQNYALFPHLTVGENICFGLHKLKRAERKARLNEMLELVQLQEYAKRYPHELSGGQQQRVALARALAPAPSILLMDEPFSNLDTNLKSLIRMEVRDILQKANITCLFVSHDQADVDAICDRTIYIDCATYVGTNKEVVSV
- a CDS encoding iron ABC transporter permease — encoded protein: MNKSIWLRELRRRLNSWFIVTMLGAAVIVMPVAYVVLSFFQPTSDNWQHIKEFLLADYIKGSLVLVGSVGFLSTAIGLLLAWIVAAYEFPMRKQFKWLLILPLAIPPYIAAYTYSTMTSYTGIIQSYFRNHWDYQFTPGTIEIMSLRGAIFVLTLFLYPYVYMITLNYFEKQSAAYIESAKTLGLNGFQLFFRLVLPIARPAIIAGAMLIIFEVLSDYGVASFFGVRTISTAIFQTWFGMYDIHAAMRLAAWLLLIILGIFMLERFLRKRRKYDTNVTQSRPLARRKLHGVTAWGATLTCMAVFLMAFLIPFIQLIQWTLKTYEKVWRADFLSLMTNSLLAALFGALIISFFAILAARTINLYPSVSSNLLARVMTSGYAVPGAVVAIGVLALFITLDEKLAFLYPVLLGVQSGTLVLSLSIAMLITGYVIRFMAQGFNAVESGYSKIPPSYREASFLLGRGLTYTFWKVEFPLLRGSILIGFALAFLEIMKELPLTLLLRPFNFDTLATRTYQYAIDERIYEAAPSSLLLICLSILSVIILLRFEEKR
- a CDS encoding ABC transporter ATP-binding protein, whose product is MITQFFSYYKPHRRLFLIDFFSAIIVALLELAFPLAVQWFIDGLLPSGDWSRIVTVSFLLLIVYLVSTFLHYIVSYLGHKLGINIETDMRRELFEHVQRQSFRFFDNTKTGHIMTRITTDLFDIGELAHHGPEDAFIAVMTIIGAFGLMYTINPELALIAIVMVPLLAVVVTFCNKKMNVAWHKMYQNIADVNGRVEDSVAGSRVVKSFTNEEFELRRFQTDNRHFRTAKLQAYKVMAWATSSMYMLTRLVTLVILIVGAWFTVNNKLTYGELVSFILFSNILIKPIDKISALLELYPKGMAGFSRFRQLMNTAPEINDVKDAIVVEQLQGNIQLSNVTFGYEPKRPVLRNIDLTIRAGQTVAFVGQSGAGKTTICSLIPRFYDVDEGSITIDGIDIRKITQKSLRNQIGIVQQDVFLFTGTIRENIAYGRLDATDEEVYEAAHKAHLTELINSMPNGYETQIGERGLKLSGGQKQRLAIARMFLKNPPILILDEATSALDTETERIIQKSLEELSVNRTTLVIAHRLTTIRNADQVIVMSEDGIEEQGTYDSLLKQRGAFAKLHEANQV
- a CDS encoding YitT family protein — its product is MFFIEAKRIAVVILGSLLMAISLNFFLINANVYASGFAGAAQLVSSVLMDQLGISISTGILLLLFNIPVFILGWFKVGKGFTIYSIVSVAFATLFLELLPLTSMSDDIMLNAVFGGVLAGVGVGISLKLGASTGGMDIVAMILSRMQDKPIGIYFLVLNGILILVAGILYEPENALYTMIALYVTTSVIDMIHTRHEKVTAMIITRQAEDLQQAIHRQMVRGITILPAKGAYSNEDKSMLYVVITRYELYDLERIINETDPQAFTNIVQTVGIFGFFRKEGEKLA
- a CDS encoding Fur-regulated basic protein FbpA; its protein translation is MKKEKNYSENNRDKVIEELVSNGVFKIDGKQLYELPLHSLLAEYEAFGNPEVQM